A stretch of the Bradyrhizobium arachidis genome encodes the following:
- the paaD gene encoding 1,2-phenylacetyl-CoA epoxidase subunit PaaD, giving the protein MVTVTDSDLRQRAWDAAASVVDPEIPVLTIADLGVLRDVALAGDRVEVAITPTYSGCPAMNMIALEIELALERAGFRQPRVRTVLSPAWTTDWMSEEGRRKLRDYGIAPPQASNSRRALFGEQSVACPQCGAADTELLSEFGSTSCKALWRCKSCREPFDYFKCH; this is encoded by the coding sequence ATGGTGACCGTAACAGACAGCGACCTGCGTCAGCGCGCCTGGGACGCGGCGGCGAGCGTCGTCGATCCCGAAATCCCGGTGCTGACCATCGCCGACCTTGGCGTGCTCCGCGACGTCGCGCTCGCGGGCGACCGGGTCGAGGTCGCGATTACCCCGACCTATTCCGGCTGTCCGGCCATGAACATGATCGCGCTCGAGATCGAGCTTGCGCTGGAGCGCGCTGGCTTTCGCCAGCCGAGGGTCCGCACCGTGTTGTCGCCGGCCTGGACAACCGACTGGATGAGCGAAGAGGGCCGTCGCAAGCTGCGGGATTATGGCATCGCGCCACCACAGGCCTCGAATTCGCGTCGCGCGCTGTTCGGCGAGCAGAGCGTGGCCTGTCCGCAATGCGGCGCCGCAGACACCGAGCTCCTGTCTGAATTCGGCTCGACCTCCTGCAAGGCGCTGTGGCGCTGCAAGTCCTGCCGCGAACCCTTCGACTACTTCAAGTGTCATTGA
- the paaA gene encoding 1,2-phenylacetyl-CoA epoxidase subunit PaaA encodes MYTQALNTAEADDRNLEDAAQAARFQARIDAEERIEPNDWMPAAYRKTLTRQISQHAHSEIVGMLPEGNWITRAPSLRRKAALLAKVQDECGHGLYLYAAAETLGTSREELVDAMLAGKAKYSSIFNYPTLTWADIGTIGWLVDGAAIMNQIPLCRCSYGPYARAMIRVCKEESFHQRQGYEIMLTLCRGSDEQKAMAQDALNRWWWPVLMMFGPPDAASQHSDTSAKWKIKRFSNDELRQKFVDATVPQAQYLGLTIPDPGMTQDAEGHWRYSEIDWTEFKQVLAGNGPCNRDRVAARRKAHDEGAWVREAAAAYAAKRAHRQTAQAAE; translated from the coding sequence ATGTACACCCAGGCGCTCAACACGGCCGAGGCGGATGACCGCAACCTCGAGGACGCGGCACAAGCGGCTCGTTTCCAGGCGCGCATCGATGCCGAGGAGCGCATCGAGCCGAACGACTGGATGCCGGCGGCCTATCGCAAGACGCTGACCCGGCAGATCTCCCAGCACGCTCATTCCGAAATCGTCGGCATGCTGCCTGAGGGCAACTGGATTACGCGCGCGCCGTCGCTGCGCCGCAAGGCCGCGCTGCTTGCCAAGGTGCAGGACGAATGCGGCCACGGGCTCTATCTCTATGCCGCCGCCGAGACGCTCGGCACCTCGCGCGAAGAGCTGGTCGACGCCATGCTCGCAGGCAAGGCAAAATACTCCTCGATCTTCAACTATCCGACGCTGACCTGGGCTGACATCGGCACCATCGGCTGGCTGGTCGACGGCGCCGCGATCATGAACCAGATCCCGCTGTGCCGCTGCTCCTACGGCCCCTATGCGCGCGCGATGATCCGCGTTTGCAAGGAGGAATCGTTCCACCAGCGCCAGGGCTACGAGATCATGCTGACGCTGTGCCGCGGCTCCGACGAGCAGAAGGCGATGGCGCAGGACGCGCTCAACCGCTGGTGGTGGCCGGTGCTGATGATGTTCGGCCCGCCCGATGCCGCAAGCCAGCACAGCGACACCTCGGCGAAGTGGAAGATCAAGCGCTTCTCCAATGATGAGCTGCGCCAAAAATTCGTCGATGCCACTGTGCCGCAGGCGCAATATCTGGGCCTCACCATTCCCGATCCCGGCATGACGCAGGATGCCGAGGGCCATTGGCGCTACAGCGAGATCGACTGGACCGAGTTCAAGCAGGTGCTTGCCGGCAACGGCCCCTGCAACCGCGACCGCGTCGCCGCACGACGCAAGGCGCATGACGAAGGCGCCTGGGTGCGCGAAGCCGCCGCCGCTTATGCGGCCAAGCGCGCGCATCGTCAGACCGCGCAAGCCGCCGAATAG
- the paaK gene encoding phenylacetate--CoA ligase PaaK, producing MALTRLKAGGGTYSAEMDAHERASRDEMRTLQTQRLAWSLKHAYDNVAHYRKAFDNAGVHPSDFKELSDLAKFPFTVKTDLRDNYPFSMFAVPREKLVRVHASSGTTGKPIVVGYTQRDIDTWSEVMARSIRAAGGRTGMIIHNAYGYGLFTGGLGVHYGAEKLGCTVVPISGGMTERQVQLINDFRPDIITVTPSYMLAILDEFKRQKLDPRQCSLKVGIFGAEPWTNAMRGEIEDAFDMDATDIYGLSEVIGPGVAQECIETKDGLHIWEDHFYPEVIDPETGAVLPDGEKGELVFTSLTKEAFPVIRYRTRDLTRLLPGTARPGMRRMEKVTGRSDDMIILRGVNLFPTQIEEVLLATDWCGGHFILELTREGRMDELTIIAEARPESWDGRGLVDHADRISTHIKNTIGISSKVKVVAPATLERSLGKAKRLFDKRPKE from the coding sequence ATGGCTCTGACCAGGCTCAAGGCAGGCGGCGGCACCTATAGCGCCGAGATGGACGCACATGAGCGCGCATCCCGCGACGAGATGCGGACGTTGCAGACGCAGCGCCTCGCCTGGTCGCTGAAACACGCCTACGACAACGTCGCGCATTATCGGAAGGCTTTTGACAACGCCGGCGTGCACCCGTCCGATTTCAAGGAGCTGTCCGATCTCGCGAAGTTTCCGTTTACGGTGAAGACGGATCTGCGGGACAACTATCCCTTCAGCATGTTTGCGGTCCCGCGCGAAAAACTGGTGCGGGTACACGCATCGTCGGGCACGACGGGCAAGCCAATCGTGGTCGGCTATACCCAACGCGACATCGACACCTGGTCGGAAGTGATGGCGCGCTCGATCCGTGCCGCTGGTGGCCGCACCGGCATGATCATCCACAATGCCTATGGCTATGGCCTGTTCACCGGTGGTCTCGGTGTGCACTACGGCGCTGAAAAGCTTGGCTGCACTGTCGTGCCGATCTCCGGCGGCATGACCGAGCGGCAGGTGCAGCTCATCAACGATTTTCGCCCCGACATCATCACGGTGACGCCGAGCTACATGCTGGCGATCCTCGACGAGTTCAAGCGGCAGAAGCTCGACCCGCGGCAGTGCTCGCTCAAAGTGGGCATCTTCGGCGCCGAGCCCTGGACCAACGCGATGCGCGGCGAGATCGAGGATGCCTTCGACATGGATGCGACCGACATCTACGGTCTCTCCGAGGTGATCGGCCCCGGCGTCGCGCAGGAGTGCATCGAGACCAAGGACGGTTTGCACATCTGGGAGGACCATTTCTATCCTGAAGTAATCGACCCCGAGACCGGCGCCGTGCTGCCCGACGGCGAGAAGGGCGAGCTGGTCTTCACCTCGCTAACCAAGGAAGCCTTCCCCGTCATTCGCTATCGCACCCGCGACCTGACGCGGTTGTTGCCGGGCACGGCGCGACCCGGCATGCGGCGCATGGAGAAGGTGACGGGCCGCTCCGACGACATGATCATCCTGCGCGGCGTCAACCTGTTCCCGACCCAGATCGAGGAGGTGCTGCTCGCGACCGACTGGTGCGGGGGCCACTTCATCCTCGAACTGACGCGGGAAGGCCGCATGGACGAGCTGACCATCATCGCCGAGGCGCGGCCCGAGAGCTGGGACGGCCGCGGACTCGTGGACCATGCCGACCGGATCTCGACCCACATCAAGAATACGATCGGGATCTCATCCAAGGTGAAAGTGGTTGCGCCCGCCACGCTGGAGCGCTCGCTCGGCAAGGCCAAGAGGCTGTTCGACAAGCGGCCCAAGGAGTAG
- the paaC gene encoding 1,2-phenylacetyl-CoA epoxidase subunit PaaC → MSVANIQVSEAPLVLYTLRRADDALILGHRLSEWCGHAPMLEEDMALSNIALDLIGQARELYSYAAKTEGKDNDEDKFAYLRDVRQYRNLLLVEQPNGDFAQTLVRQFFYSAFADLFWRAMMTSSDATLAAVAAKSEKESAYHLRHASEWIIRLGDGTEESHARAQTAIDQLWAFTGEMFAVDDSERGLIDAGIAIDPAPLRERWLKTITSVVTEATLTLPQNNWMQQGGRFGRHSEHLGHLLSELQSMQRTFPGQTW, encoded by the coding sequence ATGTCCGTCGCCAACATCCAGGTCTCCGAAGCACCGCTGGTGCTCTACACACTGCGCCGCGCCGACGATGCGCTGATCCTTGGTCACAGGCTGTCGGAATGGTGCGGGCACGCGCCGATGCTGGAAGAAGACATGGCGCTCTCCAACATCGCGCTCGACCTGATCGGCCAGGCGCGCGAGCTTTATAGCTATGCGGCCAAGACGGAGGGCAAGGACAACGACGAGGACAAGTTCGCCTATTTGCGCGACGTGCGGCAGTACCGCAATCTGCTTCTGGTCGAGCAGCCCAATGGCGATTTTGCGCAGACCCTGGTGCGGCAGTTCTTCTACTCGGCCTTCGCCGATCTTTTTTGGCGCGCGATGATGACGTCGAGCGACGCGACGCTCGCCGCTGTCGCCGCCAAGTCGGAAAAGGAGAGCGCCTACCACCTTCGCCACGCTTCGGAATGGATCATCCGTCTCGGTGACGGCACTGAGGAAAGCCATGCCCGCGCACAAACCGCGATCGATCAGCTCTGGGCCTTCACCGGCGAGATGTTTGCGGTCGACGATAGCGAGCGCGGCCTGATCGACGCCGGAATTGCGATCGATCCGGCCCCGTTGCGCGAGCGCTGGCTGAAGACGATCACGAGCGTGGTGACAGAGGCGACGCTCACGCTGCCGCAGAACAACTGGATGCAGCAGGGTGGCCGCTTCGGCCGGCACAGCGAGCATCTCGGCCATCTCCTGAGCGAGCTGCAATCGATGCAGCGCACGTTCCCGGGGCAGACATGGTGA
- a CDS encoding GNAT family N-acetyltransferase — translation MSEARSYPRHVKTEAGDIEIRLMSPPDEPAVLAFGKALPTHDLLFLPRNISQPKVLSAWVKEIERGAITSLLAVRGGTVVGCGTLVRDPHSWSPHVGEIRMVVSLDVRGKGVGRALSQETFALALGAGLEKLSVQMTVDQQAAIALFESLGFKAEALLRDHVRDVDGKTHDIVVLGHNIAQVQAQMEAYGLPGAVQH, via the coding sequence ATGAGCGAAGCGCGTTCCTATCCGCGTCACGTCAAGACCGAGGCTGGCGATATCGAGATCCGCCTGATGTCACCGCCAGACGAGCCTGCGGTGCTGGCCTTCGGCAAGGCGCTGCCGACCCACGATCTCCTGTTCCTGCCGCGCAACATCAGCCAGCCAAAAGTGCTGTCGGCCTGGGTCAAGGAGATCGAGCGCGGCGCGATCACGAGCCTGCTCGCCGTTAGGGGCGGCACGGTCGTGGGCTGCGGCACGCTGGTGCGCGATCCGCATTCCTGGTCGCCGCATGTCGGCGAGATCCGCATGGTGGTTTCGCTCGACGTGCGCGGGAAGGGGGTCGGGCGGGCGCTCTCGCAGGAGACGTTTGCGCTGGCCCTTGGCGCCGGCCTGGAAAAGCTGTCGGTCCAGATGACGGTCGACCAGCAGGCGGCGATCGCGCTGTTCGAGAGCCTCGGCTTCAAGGCCGAGGCGCTGTTGAGGGACCATGTCCGGGACGTCGACGGCAAGACCCACGACATCGTCGTACTCGGGCACAACATCGCGCAGGTCCAGGCCCAGATGGAGGCCTATGGGCTGCCAGGCGCCGTCCAGCACTGA
- the paaB gene encoding 1,2-phenylacetyl-CoA epoxidase subunit PaaB, with protein MATPNTPLWEVFIRSRNGLAHKHVGSLHASDATMALQAARDIYTRRGEGLSIWVVPSTVITASDPAEKGMMFEPAESKVYRHPTFYDVPEEVGHM; from the coding sequence ATGGCCACGCCGAATACGCCCTTGTGGGAAGTCTTCATTCGCAGCCGCAACGGGCTCGCGCACAAGCATGTCGGCTCGCTGCATGCGAGCGATGCGACCATGGCGCTGCAAGCCGCGCGCGACATCTACACCCGCCGCGGCGAGGGCCTCTCGATCTGGGTCGTGCCGTCGACCGTGATCACCGCCAGCGATCCCGCCGAAAAGGGCATGATGTTCGAGCCGGCGGAATCCAAGGTCTACCGGCATCCGACCTTCTACGACGTGCCCGAAGAAGTGGGGCACATGTGA
- a CDS encoding phasin → MTTETNSAFDGIKDALKNIQNLEVPEAAREFVKKTANTAKDRAAEVFAGSERVTAAIENAATESVTEAGKISRNIQQAIFQDAEAFFAGIEKLASAKSLNEAVQIQSDLLRARGEVFVSRAKATTDYLGKLAANSAKSAQDNFAKVYNKTA, encoded by the coding sequence ATGACGACTGAAACCAATTCTGCTTTCGACGGCATCAAGGACGCCCTGAAGAACATCCAGAACCTGGAAGTTCCGGAGGCTGCCCGCGAGTTCGTCAAGAAGACCGCCAACACCGCGAAGGATCGCGCTGCCGAAGTGTTCGCTGGCTCCGAGCGGGTGACCGCCGCCATCGAGAACGCGGCGACGGAGTCCGTCACCGAGGCGGGCAAGATCAGCCGCAACATCCAGCAGGCGATCTTCCAGGACGCCGAGGCGTTCTTCGCCGGCATCGAGAAGCTCGCTTCCGCGAAGTCGCTCAACGAAGCCGTCCAGATCCAGTCGGACCTGCTCCGTGCCCGTGGCGAAGTGTTCGTCTCGCGCGCCAAGGCGACCACCGACTATCTCGGCAAGCTCGCCGCCAACAGCGCGAAGTCCGCTCAGGACAATTTTGCGAAGGTCTACAACAAGACCGCCTGA
- a CDS encoding DUF445 domain-containing protein codes for MTPPASFIFDTPGDAQRAAELRRVKALATLVLASTLALFVVAKWLLNVHPVFGFIAAFAEAATIGGLADWYAVVALFKRPLGLPIPHTAIIQSNQQRIAEKLGEFIEVHFLEAAPVEAKLRQIDFGSFVADWLRDRKRSDDLARFALRLLPEAVSATETSGLMTFIIRRMSSQLQSIDLAPLAAGTLRGFVEEGRHQVLFDDLLRVMHDTLTGAETMAMIREKIRAELPTLLRFYRADKFLVNKIVASATAFFEEVQSDPKHPFRGEFDRMVLSFVDRLGTDPTYINRIDGLKRDLLARPELADLARTVWSNTRAFIERSASGETQVLQHHLAGMFVAAGEALAGDAELRGEINKGLVAVLRSFIADQKSGVSTFISDQVKSWNMTQLISLIEINIGRDLQYIRFNGSLIGGLAGLALYSVEFLLRML; via the coding sequence ATGACCCCACCCGCCAGCTTCATCTTCGACACGCCCGGCGACGCGCAACGCGCGGCGGAACTGCGACGCGTGAAGGCGCTGGCAACCCTGGTGCTGGCCTCGACGCTAGCGCTGTTCGTGGTCGCAAAATGGCTGTTGAACGTGCATCCGGTGTTCGGCTTCATCGCGGCGTTTGCGGAAGCCGCGACCATCGGCGGGCTCGCCGACTGGTATGCGGTTGTCGCGCTGTTCAAGCGGCCGCTGGGCCTGCCGATCCCCCATACCGCGATTATCCAGAGCAATCAGCAGCGCATCGCCGAAAAACTCGGCGAGTTCATCGAGGTGCATTTTCTGGAAGCGGCCCCAGTCGAAGCCAAGCTGAGGCAGATCGACTTCGGCTCCTTCGTCGCCGACTGGCTGCGCGACCGCAAGCGCAGCGACGACCTCGCGCGCTTTGCGCTGCGCCTGTTGCCGGAGGCGGTGTCAGCGACCGAGACCTCCGGGCTGATGACCTTCATCATCCGCCGCATGTCGTCACAGCTCCAGTCGATCGATCTCGCGCCGCTCGCCGCCGGCACGTTGCGTGGTTTCGTGGAGGAGGGGCGGCATCAGGTGCTGTTCGACGATCTCCTGCGCGTGATGCACGACACGCTGACGGGCGCGGAGACGATGGCGATGATCCGCGAAAAGATCCGCGCGGAGCTGCCGACCCTGCTGCGGTTCTACCGCGCTGACAAATTCCTGGTGAACAAGATCGTGGCGTCGGCGACCGCCTTCTTCGAGGAGGTGCAGAGCGATCCCAAACATCCGTTCCGCGGCGAGTTCGATCGGATGGTGCTGAGCTTCGTCGACCGGCTCGGCACCGACCCGACCTACATCAATCGCATTGACGGCCTGAAGCGCGATCTGCTGGCACGGCCGGAGCTCGCCGATCTCGCCCGCACGGTGTGGTCCAACACGCGCGCCTTCATCGAGCGCAGCGCGTCCGGCGAAACGCAGGTGCTGCAGCATCATCTCGCGGGCATGTTCGTCGCGGCCGGCGAGGCACTCGCTGGCGATGCCGAACTGCGCGGCGAGATCAACAAGGGGCTGGTGGCGGTGCTGCGCAGCTTCATCGCCGACCAGAAGAGCGGCGTCTCGACCTTCATCTCCGATCAGGTGAAATCGTGGAATATGACGCAGTTGATTTCGCTGATCGAAATCAACATCGGCCGCGACCTGCAATACATCCGCTTCAACGGTTCGCTGATCGGTGGGCTCGCGGGACTGGCGCTTTACTCCGTAGAATTCCTGCTTCGTATGCTGTGA
- the paaI gene encoding hydroxyphenylacetyl-CoA thioesterase PaaI has translation MNVKAALSPEDVARACADAMWAEDDASKGLGIEIVEIGPGHATLAMTVRPDMVNGQRIAHGGFIFTLADSAFAFACNSHNERVVAAQGQITFIRPGRLGDRLVATAREITRGGRSGIYDVRVTVGDTVIAEFRGHSRVIPGTWLPPAQDQKD, from the coding sequence GTGAACGTCAAAGCAGCCTTGTCGCCTGAAGATGTCGCTCGCGCCTGTGCTGACGCGATGTGGGCCGAGGACGATGCCTCCAAGGGCCTCGGCATAGAGATCGTCGAGATCGGTCCGGGCCATGCGACACTGGCGATGACGGTGCGGCCGGACATGGTGAATGGCCAGCGCATTGCGCATGGCGGCTTCATCTTCACGCTGGCCGATTCCGCCTTTGCGTTTGCCTGCAACTCGCACAATGAGCGTGTGGTCGCCGCACAAGGGCAGATCACCTTCATCAGGCCGGGCAGGCTCGGCGACCGGCTCGTCGCCACAGCGCGCGAGATTACCCGCGGCGGCCGCTCCGGCATCTATGACGTGCGCGTCACGGTCGGTGACACCGTCATAGCCGAATTCCGCGGGCATTCGCGTGTCATACCGGGCACGTGGCTGCCGCCGGCGCAAGATCAAAAAGACTAA
- the paaE gene encoding 1,2-phenylacetyl-CoA epoxidase subunit PaaE, whose translation MSAAAPRFHRLSVSDLRREASDAVSMTFAVPAELANDYGFAPGQYLTLRTMLDGEEVRRSYSICSGPDDGEMRIAVKKVDGGAFSSWAADELKCGDELDVMTPTGRFGVIPATETPRTHVGFAAGSGITPILSIVKGVLAREPKSRFFLFYGNRASANIMFLEALEELKDRFIDRLSIFHVISGEDQDIPILHGRLDGEKVRVLLRSLVPAESVDHVYVCGPLGMSDEIETTCRELGIAEDRIHVERFVSEFGGKPRPKKVVAPDAPPKAVASLIIDGKRREVPVAEGEAILDAALRAGVDLPFACKGGMCSTCRAKLVEGEAPMDINYSLEPWELEAGFVLTCQAKPSSERVVVDYDHV comes from the coding sequence ATGTCAGCAGCCGCTCCCCGCTTTCATCGCCTTTCCGTCAGCGATCTCCGCCGCGAGGCGTCCGACGCGGTGTCGATGACCTTTGCTGTCCCGGCGGAGCTTGCGAACGATTACGGCTTTGCGCCGGGCCAGTATCTCACGCTGCGCACGATGCTCGATGGCGAGGAGGTGCGGCGCTCCTATTCGATCTGCTCCGGCCCCGATGATGGCGAGATGCGCATCGCCGTGAAGAAGGTCGACGGCGGCGCATTCTCGAGCTGGGCCGCGGACGAGCTGAAATGCGGCGACGAACTCGACGTGATGACGCCGACCGGCCGCTTTGGCGTGATCCCGGCGACGGAAACGCCGCGCACCCATGTGGGCTTTGCCGCCGGATCCGGCATCACGCCGATCCTGTCGATCGTCAAGGGCGTGCTGGCGCGGGAGCCGAAGAGCCGCTTCTTCCTGTTCTATGGCAATCGCGCGAGCGCCAACATCATGTTCCTCGAAGCGCTGGAGGAATTGAAGGACCGCTTCATCGATCGCCTCTCGATATTCCACGTCATCTCCGGTGAGGATCAGGACATCCCGATCCTGCACGGGCGGCTGGACGGTGAGAAGGTGAGGGTGCTGCTGCGCTCGTTGGTGCCGGCCGAGAGCGTCGACCACGTGTACGTTTGCGGTCCGCTCGGCATGAGCGATGAGATCGAGACGACCTGCCGCGAACTCGGCATCGCCGAGGACCGCATCCATGTCGAGCGGTTCGTCTCCGAGTTCGGCGGCAAGCCGCGGCCGAAGAAGGTGGTTGCTCCCGACGCGCCGCCGAAGGCAGTGGCATCGCTGATCATCGACGGCAAGCGCCGCGAGGTTCCGGTCGCGGAAGGAGAGGCGATCCTCGATGCCGCGTTGCGTGCCGGCGTCGATCTGCCCTTCGCCTGCAAGGGCGGGATGTGCTCGACCTGCCGGGCCAAGCTCGTCGAGGGTGAAGCGCCGATGGACATCAATTATTCGCTGGAGCCGTGGGAGCTGGAGGCCGGCTTCGTCCTCACCTGCCAGGCCAAGCCTTCGTCCGAGCGGGTCGTGGTCGACTATGATCATGTCTGA
- a CDS encoding triacylglycerol lipase: MTATAQTLRPPSRTLMFLEGRAIHELGAFLGALPLLSLAPRGDGHPVLVLPGLVASDMSTRPLRSFLKGKGYAVSGWRQGRNYGLRPGVQHAMVDLVHELNDTHGRKVSLVGWSLGGLYARQLAKMMPERVRQVITLGSPFAGDPRSTNAWRVYEWASGRKADEEDPRFGGALAEPPPVPTTAIFSRTDGVCAWQGCMEKTSAQTESIEVESSHCGMGHHPAVVYAVADRLAQDEGEWQPFDRSGWRSMVYLNPHR; encoded by the coding sequence ATGACCGCTACTGCCCAGACCCTGCGTCCGCCGTCCCGCACCCTGATGTTTCTGGAGGGGCGGGCGATTCACGAGCTGGGTGCATTCCTCGGCGCGCTGCCGCTGCTCTCGCTGGCGCCGCGCGGTGACGGCCATCCGGTGCTGGTGCTGCCGGGCCTCGTTGCCTCCGACATGTCGACACGGCCGCTGCGCAGCTTCCTCAAAGGCAAGGGCTATGCCGTCAGCGGCTGGCGCCAGGGCCGCAACTACGGCCTTCGTCCGGGCGTGCAGCACGCGATGGTCGATCTCGTCCACGAGCTCAACGACACCCACGGCCGCAAAGTCAGCCTGGTCGGCTGGAGCCTCGGCGGTCTCTATGCGCGTCAGCTCGCCAAGATGATGCCGGAGCGCGTGCGTCAGGTGATCACGCTCGGTAGCCCCTTTGCCGGCGATCCGCGCTCGACGAACGCGTGGCGCGTCTATGAGTGGGCGAGCGGTCGCAAGGCCGACGAGGAGGATCCGCGGTTCGGTGGCGCGCTCGCCGAGCCGCCGCCGGTGCCCACCACCGCTATTTTCAGCCGCACTGATGGCGTCTGTGCCTGGCAGGGCTGCATGGAAAAGACCTCGGCGCAGACCGAGAGCATCGAGGTCGAAAGCAGCCATTGCGGCATGGGCCATCACCCTGCCGTCGTCTATGCGGTCGCCGACCGTCTCGCACAGGACGAAGGCGAGTGGCAGCCGTTTGATCGCAGCGGCTGGCGCAGCATGGTGTACCTGAACCCGCATCGCTAG
- the paaX gene encoding phenylacetic acid degradation operon negative regulatory protein PaaX has product MAHPLSRIIDQLKREPSRTGSIVITLFGDAIVPRGGSVWLGTLLEFFAGLDIDSGVVRTAMSRLAADGWLTREKVGRNSFYRLAEKGHQTFEAATRHIYDPPPSDWTGRFELLLIGNGEDRDVSREALRNAGFGSPLPGVWVAPSGVPVPDEAAGAIRLEVSAEDDSGRRLLSASWPLDRTADAYQKFMKMFEPLRAAIGRGTALSDADAFTARILLIHYYRRVVLRDPLLPESLLPADWPGRAARALCGEIYRALLVPSEQWLDSHGTNEKGPLPPARKVLERRFDI; this is encoded by the coding sequence ATGGCGCATCCGCTGTCCCGCATCATCGACCAGCTCAAGCGCGAGCCGTCGCGCACCGGCTCCATCGTCATCACCCTGTTCGGCGATGCCATCGTTCCGCGCGGCGGCTCGGTGTGGCTGGGCACGCTGCTCGAATTCTTCGCCGGCCTCGACATCGACAGCGGTGTCGTGCGCACGGCGATGTCACGGCTCGCGGCCGACGGCTGGCTGACGCGCGAAAAAGTCGGCCGTAACTCTTTCTATCGCCTCGCCGAGAAGGGGCACCAGACGTTTGAGGCCGCCACGCGCCATATCTACGATCCGCCGCCATCCGACTGGACCGGGCGCTTCGAACTGCTGCTGATCGGCAATGGCGAAGACCGCGACGTCTCGCGCGAGGCGCTGCGCAATGCAGGTTTTGGCAGTCCGCTGCCCGGCGTGTGGGTTGCGCCGTCGGGCGTGCCCGTGCCGGACGAAGCTGCGGGCGCGATCCGGCTCGAAGTCTCCGCCGAGGACGACAGCGGCCGGCGCCTGCTCAGCGCGAGCTGGCCGCTCGATCGCACGGCGGACGCCTATCAAAAATTCATGAAGATGTTCGAGCCGCTCCGCGCCGCGATCGGTCGCGGGACGGCTCTCTCTGATGCTGACGCCTTCACCGCACGCATCCTCCTGATCCACTATTACCGCCGCGTCGTGCTGCGCGATCCCCTGTTGCCGGAGAGCCTGCTGCCGGCGGATTGGCCAGGCAGGGCGGCCCGCGCGCTCTGCGGCGAGATCTATCGCGCGCTGCTTGTGCCGTCGGAACAATGGCTTGATAGCCACGGAACCAATGAGAAGGGACCGCTGCCGCCGGCGCGCAAGGTGCTGGAACGCCGCTTTGATATCTGA
- a CDS encoding alpha/beta hydrolase, which yields MNASTTLDFASIPERIQSEVQRAIQRSIKGVEYFSTSGPTLGSTPKDVLHSRGTMSLYHYRPQSDEVYRIPVLIVMATTNRGYILDLVPGQSFIEFLLKRGYDVYMLDWTAPRPEEKSLRMEDYVLDFIPDCVRRVQQDSGETDVSVIGYCFGGVLSLLYGSIFNDGPMKNLICFTTPIDFREMKLFSNFSDRRYFDVDRLVDSVGNVPPEMILSSFEMLRPASRTVSQIQLWENIWNDEFVKSYRMFDRWATDTLPLAGEYFRAITKDLMWDNKLFNDSMSVGGRAAKLDNIKVPILHAVAEHDHIVPYDAAKHLITKIGSTDKEEVMLKGGHVSLVAGANAIKRLWPKLDSWLGKRST from the coding sequence ATGAACGCATCGACCACGCTGGATTTCGCATCGATCCCGGAACGCATCCAGTCCGAGGTACAGCGCGCGATCCAGCGCAGCATCAAGGGCGTCGAATATTTCTCGACCTCGGGCCCGACGCTCGGATCGACGCCGAAGGACGTGCTGCATTCGCGCGGCACGATGAGCCTCTATCACTACCGGCCGCAGTCCGACGAAGTCTACCGCATTCCGGTATTGATCGTGATGGCGACCACCAACCGCGGCTACATCCTCGACCTCGTGCCCGGCCAGAGTTTTATCGAATTCTTGCTCAAGCGCGGCTACGACGTCTACATGCTGGACTGGACCGCGCCCCGCCCGGAGGAGAAGAGCCTGCGCATGGAGGACTATGTCCTCGACTTCATCCCGGATTGTGTGCGCCGGGTGCAGCAGGATTCCGGCGAGACGGACGTCTCCGTCATCGGCTATTGTTTCGGCGGTGTGCTCTCGCTGCTCTACGGCTCGATCTTCAACGACGGGCCGATGAAGAATTTGATCTGCTTCACCACGCCGATCGACTTTCGCGAGATGAAGCTGTTCTCCAATTTCTCCGACCGTCGCTATTTCGACGTCGACCGCCTCGTCGACAGCGTCGGCAACGTGCCGCCGGAGATGATTTTGTCGTCCTTCGAGATGCTGCGCCCGGCTTCTCGCACCGTCAGCCAGATCCAGTTGTGGGAGAACATCTGGAACGACGAGTTCGTGAAGTCGTACCGGATGTTCGACCGTTGGGCGACCGACACGCTGCCGCTCGCGGGCGAGTATTTCCGCGCCATCACCAAGGACCTGATGTGGGACAACAAGCTGTTCAACGACAGCATGTCGGTGGGCGGGCGCGCGGCGAAGCTCGATAATATCAAGGTGCCGATTTTGCACGCGGTGGCCGAGCACGATCACATCGTGCCGTATGACGCGGCAAAACATCTGATCACCAAGATCGGATCGACGGATAAGGAAGAGGTGATGCTGAAAGGCGGTCACGTCTCCCTTGTCGCCGGCGCCAATGCCATCAAGCGGCTGTGGCCGAAACTGGACTCCTGGTTGGGAAAGAGATCGACATGA